A stretch of the Bradyrhizobium arachidis genome encodes the following:
- a CDS encoding NirA family protein: MKMEASPAADFSDEQKRYLEGFMSGMQVGRVGRAFAAGGPATASSEPTGPDAIHLKAQDKTTAAGKKLVDQEKFKRELHPFDAYERLKDQAHNNAAPSPADNFRWRYYGIFWVAPAQTSYMARLRIPNGILKHWQLSGLADIAETCGGGYTHVTTRANFQIREIEPKNAVALIEGVQDIGLCSRGSGADNIRNVTGTPTAGIDPQELIDTRPYAREWHYHILNDRSLYGLPRKFNVAFDGAGKIAALEETNDIAFTAFEVKDGFGVEPGVWFRLGLGGITGHRDFAKYSGIVVRPEDATRVADAIVRVFIDHGDRTNRNKARLKYVLDAMGHDGFLKLVEERLAKPFARVPEEALAPRPASDRLAHIGVHKQKQAGLNWIGVSLPLGKLTCEQMRGLAKIAQDFGDGDIRLTVWQNLLISGVRDENVALVTAAIEQLGLATSASNVRAGLIACTGNAGCKFAASDTKLHAAAIGDWVDARMTVDTPLNIHLTGCHHSCAQHYISDIGLIAAKVPGATEEDTVEGYHLFTGGGFGPDANIGQEVYRDLKAEDAPQFVEKLLKAYLAHRASPEESFLAFSRRHEGEALRKLAEAEVTA, encoded by the coding sequence ATGAAGATGGAAGCAAGTCCCGCAGCAGACTTCTCGGACGAGCAGAAGCGTTATCTCGAAGGGTTCATGTCCGGCATGCAGGTCGGCCGGGTCGGCCGTGCCTTTGCCGCCGGCGGGCCTGCCACTGCATCGTCCGAGCCGACGGGGCCCGACGCCATCCACCTCAAGGCGCAGGACAAGACCACCGCGGCGGGCAAGAAGCTCGTCGACCAGGAGAAGTTCAAGCGTGAGCTGCATCCCTTCGACGCCTATGAGCGGCTGAAGGACCAGGCGCACAACAACGCCGCGCCGTCGCCGGCCGACAATTTCCGCTGGCGCTATTACGGCATCTTCTGGGTGGCGCCGGCGCAGACCTCCTACATGGCGCGCCTGCGCATTCCCAACGGCATATTGAAGCACTGGCAGTTGTCGGGCCTCGCCGACATCGCGGAGACCTGCGGCGGCGGCTACACCCACGTTACGACGCGTGCCAACTTCCAGATCCGCGAGATCGAGCCGAAGAACGCGGTGGCGTTGATCGAAGGCGTGCAGGATATCGGCTTGTGCTCGCGCGGCTCCGGCGCCGACAACATCCGCAACGTCACGGGCACGCCGACGGCCGGCATCGACCCGCAGGAGCTCATCGACACGCGGCCTTACGCCCGCGAGTGGCACTATCACATCCTCAACGACCGCTCGCTCTACGGCCTGCCGCGCAAGTTCAACGTCGCCTTCGACGGCGCCGGCAAGATCGCAGCGCTCGAGGAGACCAATGACATCGCCTTCACCGCGTTCGAGGTGAAGGACGGTTTTGGCGTCGAGCCCGGCGTCTGGTTCCGCCTCGGCCTCGGCGGCATCACGGGGCACAGGGATTTTGCAAAATATTCCGGCATCGTTGTGCGGCCAGAGGATGCGACCCGGGTCGCTGACGCCATCGTGCGCGTCTTCATCGATCACGGCGATCGCACCAACCGCAACAAGGCGCGGCTGAAATACGTGCTCGATGCGATGGGGCACGATGGGTTTCTCAAGCTGGTTGAGGAGCGGCTCGCAAAGCCCTTTGCGCGCGTGCCGGAAGAGGCGCTGGCGCCGCGGCCGGCGTCCGACCGTCTCGCTCATATCGGCGTGCACAAGCAGAAGCAGGCCGGTCTCAACTGGATCGGCGTTTCGCTGCCGCTCGGCAAGCTCACCTGCGAGCAGATGCGAGGGCTCGCGAAGATCGCGCAGGACTTCGGCGACGGCGACATCCGCCTGACCGTCTGGCAGAACCTTCTGATCTCCGGCGTGCGCGACGAGAACGTGGCACTGGTGACCGCTGCGATCGAGCAGCTTGGGCTTGCGACCTCGGCCTCGAACGTCCGCGCCGGCTTGATCGCCTGCACCGGCAATGCCGGCTGCAAGTTCGCGGCGTCCGACACCAAGCTCCATGCGGCCGCGATCGGCGACTGGGTCGATGCGCGGATGACGGTCGACACCCCACTCAACATCCACCTGACCGGCTGCCATCACTCCTGTGCCCAGCACTACATTTCCGACATCGGCCTGATCGCGGCCAAGGTGCCCGGTGCGACCGAGGAAGACACGGTCGAGGGCTATCACCTCTTCACCGGTGGCGGCTTTGGTCCCGACGCCAACATCGGCCAGGAGGTCTATCGCGACCTGAAGGCCGAGGATGCGCCGCAGTTCGTCGAGAAGCTGCTCAAGGCCTATCTCGCCCACCGCGCCTCGCCCGAAGAGTCCTTCCTCGCCTTCTCCCGTCGCCACGAAGGCGAAGCCTTGCGCAAACTCGCTGAAGCGGAAGTCACAGCATGA